A genomic segment from Nitrospira sp. encodes:
- a CDS encoding Asparagine synthetase [glutamine-hydrolyzing] yields MCGIVGVCDRMKPQQARQLLDRLLATMEARGPDGAGQYIQDDLVMGMRRLAVIDVKGGGQPLLSCDGQVVAFQNGEIYNHAELRRELERCGARFKTSSDTEVLAHGYDYWGMEGLLAKLDGMYALAILDRRTRRLHLARDRFGEKPLFYSRAGEKFAYSSNIIALALLPWVDLDIDLGSVDRYLALHYVPGRRTIFTGIHRLLPGERLTLSLDAFDISREMYYRPRLTPVEPVEPRDLLACIESAVTSRLVADVPVGVFLSGGIDSSIVAAVAAKHHPAIDTFSMGFKDARFDESAHAQAVAHAVGASHHHFTFDETAFHELLPTVVEALDEPNGDQALLPTYWLCREAKRHVTVVLSGEGADELFAGYAYYETMLTRRSWRFCLKEWIEGRAAAVPLQWLCQNIQPVTPSGFPLVMDAAGRGRLLGESMPETDPWEESFRSMLTQAGSSLQRATLADVLTWLPDDLLVKLDRMAMANSLEGRAPFLSPALAEIALRLPEPQRMTTMRSKVVLREVAALLLPPNIVQRRKQGFVLPMERWLRQWLARVGSLRSYFDLSRIPAFNTAAAVSLIEWELALSQPNERLLFALVMLAEWHHSFFRRLRL; encoded by the coding sequence ATGTGCGGCATTGTCGGCGTGTGTGATCGCATGAAACCGCAGCAGGCTCGACAGCTTCTGGATCGCCTGTTGGCGACCATGGAGGCGCGCGGACCAGACGGGGCGGGACAGTATATTCAAGACGACCTCGTCATGGGGATGCGTCGACTCGCGGTGATCGATGTGAAGGGCGGCGGGCAACCCCTGCTGAGCTGCGACGGCCAAGTCGTGGCGTTTCAAAACGGAGAAATTTATAACCATGCAGAGCTCCGTCGTGAATTGGAGCGATGCGGTGCCCGGTTTAAGACCTCCAGCGACACGGAAGTGCTGGCTCATGGCTACGACTATTGGGGCATGGAGGGCTTGCTGGCGAAGCTCGACGGCATGTATGCCCTCGCCATACTCGATCGGCGGACACGTCGATTGCACCTGGCGCGTGATCGGTTCGGGGAGAAGCCGCTGTTCTACAGCCGGGCCGGCGAGAAGTTTGCCTACAGCTCAAATATTATCGCGCTGGCTCTGTTGCCCTGGGTGGATCTCGATATTGATCTGGGAAGCGTGGATCGGTACCTGGCGCTACATTATGTGCCGGGCCGGCGCACGATTTTTACAGGCATCCACCGCCTGTTGCCGGGAGAACGGTTGACTCTTTCCCTCGATGCGTTCGACATAAGCCGGGAGATGTATTATCGCCCGAGACTCACGCCGGTTGAACCGGTAGAGCCGCGCGACTTGCTCGCTTGCATTGAGTCCGCCGTAACGAGTCGGCTGGTTGCTGATGTCCCAGTGGGCGTATTCCTTTCAGGAGGAATCGATAGCTCGATCGTGGCGGCCGTTGCGGCGAAGCACCACCCTGCGATTGATACGTTTTCCATGGGATTCAAGGATGCGCGCTTTGACGAGTCGGCCCATGCGCAGGCGGTGGCTCATGCGGTCGGGGCGTCGCACCATCATTTCACGTTTGATGAAACGGCGTTCCACGAACTCCTGCCGACGGTTGTTGAGGCACTCGATGAGCCGAATGGAGATCAGGCGCTGCTTCCCACGTATTGGTTGTGCCGGGAAGCAAAGCGACATGTAACGGTGGTGTTGTCCGGAGAAGGCGCGGATGAGCTGTTTGCGGGATACGCGTATTACGAGACCATGCTGACGCGGCGTTCGTGGCGATTCTGCCTGAAAGAATGGATCGAAGGCCGGGCGGCTGCCGTTCCGCTTCAATGGCTCTGTCAGAATATCCAACCGGTGACGCCGTCGGGGTTCCCGTTGGTGATGGATGCGGCAGGCCGAGGCAGGTTACTAGGCGAGTCTATGCCTGAGACGGACCCATGGGAGGAGTCGTTCCGGTCTATGCTGACACAGGCGGGCAGTTCGCTTCAGCGGGCAACACTTGCCGACGTCCTGACATGGTTACCTGATGATCTATTGGTCAAACTGGATCGTATGGCCATGGCCAACAGTCTCGAAGGACGAGCCCCGTTTCTGTCTCCTGCCTTGGCGGAAATCGCTCTTCGATTGCCGGAACCCCAACGAATGACCACCATGCGCAGCAAAGTCGTGCTTCGGGAAGTGGCCGCGTTGCTGTTACCGCCGAACATCGTGCAGCGACGGAAGCAAGGTTTTGTTCTGCCGATGGAGCGATGGCTGAGGCAGTGGCTGGCGAGGGTGGGGAGCCTCCGATCGTATTTCGATCTGTCGCGCATTCCCGCATTCAATACCGCAGCGGCGGTTTCCTTGATCGAATGGGAATTGGCCTTATCACAGCCGAACGAGCGCCTGCTATTTGCTCTCGTCATGTTGGCGGAGTGGCATCATTCTTTCTTTCGTCGCCTTCGTCTCTGA
- a CDS encoding Glycosyl transferase, group 1 — protein sequence MTVTYFSKTSIIGPSSRYRVFQFLPYFQAGGIDCRVDPLFGEIYFSILEVRRPALRTLLKFPYVLARFLRRLWTLLTLGGRDLVVIEGQLFPYVPPLAERLLRWCRYRMVVEMDDAIYLTRGHDKKMPVLLSMATGTIVGNERLAAYAKRFSSRACVVPTVVDTDRFIPDRSRFGGTTDRSSEPITIVWIGLAYNLKYLDLVAPAIGTLQSRFPVKLRVVCSRPPEMPRVDIEFRSWDFSGEVSDLQDADIGVMPLEDTEWARGKCGLKLLQYLAVGLPVVASPVGVNCDIITNGENGFLASTGQEWYDSLERLCRQPDLRMRIGRAGRRTVEERYSLAVWGPRLVDLYRTFAQSERGDVTEGPVHRPLSGHGQSTGMR from the coding sequence ATGACGGTCACGTATTTCTCGAAAACCTCGATCATCGGTCCCAGCAGTCGTTATCGCGTCTTTCAATTCCTGCCTTATTTCCAGGCCGGAGGAATTGACTGTCGGGTGGATCCTTTGTTTGGGGAGATCTATTTCTCAATCCTTGAGGTGCGCCGGCCCGCGTTGCGGACGTTGCTCAAATTTCCCTATGTGCTCGCTCGTTTTCTGCGGCGGCTGTGGACGTTGCTGACGCTGGGGGGGCGAGATCTTGTCGTGATCGAAGGGCAGCTCTTTCCCTATGTGCCTCCGTTGGCTGAACGACTGCTGCGCTGGTGCCGGTATCGGATGGTGGTCGAAATGGATGACGCGATCTATCTCACGCGCGGGCACGACAAGAAAATGCCTGTCCTGTTGTCGATGGCGACGGGAACCATCGTCGGGAATGAACGGCTTGCCGCATATGCGAAACGATTTTCCTCTCGGGCGTGTGTCGTACCGACAGTGGTCGATACAGACCGATTCATTCCGGATCGTTCCCGGTTCGGCGGCACGACCGATCGTTCGTCCGAGCCGATCACCATTGTGTGGATAGGATTGGCCTACAATCTGAAATATCTAGATCTGGTGGCGCCTGCCATCGGCACTCTTCAATCTCGCTTCCCCGTGAAATTGCGTGTGGTCTGTTCGCGTCCTCCCGAGATGCCTCGTGTGGACATTGAGTTCAGATCATGGGATTTCAGTGGTGAGGTGTCCGATTTGCAAGATGCCGACATCGGCGTGATGCCGCTTGAGGATACCGAATGGGCGCGAGGCAAGTGTGGGCTCAAGCTGCTGCAGTATCTCGCGGTGGGCTTGCCGGTCGTGGCCTCGCCGGTCGGGGTCAACTGCGACATCATTACGAACGGGGAAAACGGGTTTCTCGCCTCCACCGGGCAAGAGTGGTACGACAGCCTCGAACGCCTCTGCCGCCAACCTGATTTGCGCATGAGGATCGGGCGGGCCGGACGGCGGACCGTGGAAGAACGCTATTCCTTGGCGGTCTGGGGCCCTCGCCTTGTTGACCTGTATCGGACATTTGCTCAGAGCGAACGAGGCGATGTGACGGAAGGGCCTGTCCACAGACCCCTCTCAGGCCACGGCCAGTCGACAGGCATGCGATGA
- a CDS encoding Undecaprenyl-phosphate alpha-N-acetylglucosaminyl 1-phosphate transferase: MILLTLTFIAAVLLSFYGVPIARRAALKFGIVDSPDGRLKHQREPVPYLGGLAIYLAFLVSLAFTFEFRQDVLGIVLAGTLIVMLGLIDDFGVLSPGTKLAGQFLAVFVLIKSGIRIEIASLPDWVDLALTVFWMVGIINAFNLLDIMDGLSAGVGLISAAFLCVVAILNGDQTIAFMLAALMGSLLGFLRYNWRPASIYMGDSGAMFIGLMLGALSMIGKYTEGHSVSLLTPIMILGMPIFDTLFVMYIRFLRGLPVFLGSPDHMAIRLRHWGLSVTQVVVISYLGAALLGAAGLLVMAVRQDLAVVLSGVTLLCLAVAAVALTRVNVSGGSAALSSEAASHPAGRSGTL, encoded by the coding sequence ATGATTCTGCTCACGCTGACATTCATAGCTGCGGTACTCCTGTCGTTCTATGGCGTACCGATTGCGCGGCGCGCCGCGTTGAAATTCGGCATCGTCGATAGTCCGGACGGCCGGCTGAAACATCAGCGCGAACCGGTCCCCTATCTGGGCGGCTTGGCTATCTACCTTGCCTTCCTCGTGAGTCTGGCCTTTACGTTCGAGTTCCGACAGGACGTGCTCGGCATCGTGCTGGCCGGCACGTTGATCGTCATGTTGGGGTTGATCGATGATTTCGGTGTCTTGTCGCCGGGGACGAAATTGGCGGGGCAATTCCTGGCGGTGTTCGTGTTGATCAAGAGCGGCATCCGTATCGAGATCGCGTCGCTCCCGGACTGGGTCGATCTCGCGCTCACGGTGTTCTGGATGGTCGGCATCATCAATGCGTTCAACCTCTTGGATATCATGGACGGGTTGTCCGCCGGCGTCGGCCTCATCAGCGCCGCCTTTCTCTGCGTGGTGGCGATCCTGAACGGGGATCAGACCATCGCCTTCATGTTGGCGGCGCTCATGGGCAGTCTGCTGGGATTTCTCCGCTACAACTGGCGGCCGGCATCGATCTACATGGGTGATTCAGGTGCGATGTTCATCGGGCTCATGCTTGGCGCGTTGTCGATGATCGGCAAGTACACCGAAGGCCATTCCGTGTCGCTGCTGACTCCGATCATGATCCTGGGGATGCCGATCTTCGACACCCTGTTCGTGATGTACATCCGGTTCTTGCGCGGGTTACCGGTGTTTCTCGGCAGCCCTGATCATATGGCGATTCGCTTGCGCCATTGGGGCCTCTCGGTGACGCAAGTCGTCGTGATCAGTTATCTCGGCGCCGCGCTACTCGGCGCCGCCGGTCTTCTCGTCATGGCTGTCCGTCAGGATCTCGCCGTGGTCTTGAGCGGTGTCACCTTGTTGTGCCTGGCCGTTGCCGCCGTGGCGTTGACCCGCGTGAATGTTTCCGGCGGAAGTGCGGCATTGAGCAGTGAGGCGGCGTCTCACCCGGCAGGAAGGAGCGGCACGCTATGA
- a CDS encoding Aminotransferase, DegT/DnrJ/EryC1/StrS family — protein sequence MNIPLLDLKAQYQSMRGEILAAIEATCDEQGFILGPRVVALEQAVAAYVGSSHAIGVASGSDALLLALMALGVKAGDEVVTVPFTFFATAGAISRLGAKPVFIDICPDSFNMDPNLLERAVTGRTKAIIPVHLFGQCADMDAINEIARRRKIGVIEDACQAIGAERNGRRAGVLGDLACFSFFPSKNLGGFGDAGMVTTNDRTLAESIAMLRVHGSRVRYVHEAIGINSRLDALQAAVLSVKLKWLDQWADGRRRNAARYVQLFTEAKLLERVTLPSVEAGHVHVFNQFTLRVRKRDELRTFLKDNGVGTEVYYPLPLHLQNCYRDLGYHKGAFPQSERAAGEVLSLPIYAELTDEQLQYVVQTIAAFYRKH from the coding sequence ATGAACATTCCGTTGCTTGATCTGAAGGCGCAGTATCAATCGATGCGCGGAGAAATTCTGGCTGCGATCGAAGCCACTTGTGACGAGCAAGGCTTTATCCTTGGTCCGCGCGTGGTGGCGCTGGAGCAGGCGGTGGCGGCCTATGTCGGCAGCTCTCACGCGATCGGAGTGGCCTCAGGAAGCGACGCGCTCCTGCTGGCCTTGATGGCGCTGGGGGTGAAAGCCGGTGATGAAGTAGTCACGGTGCCCTTTACATTCTTCGCAACGGCGGGGGCCATCTCTCGACTGGGAGCCAAACCGGTATTCATCGATATCTGTCCGGATAGTTTCAATATGGATCCGAACCTCCTGGAGCGTGCCGTTACCGGACGGACCAAGGCGATCATCCCGGTGCATCTCTTCGGCCAATGCGCTGATATGGACGCCATCAATGAGATTGCGCGCCGACGCAAGATCGGCGTGATTGAAGATGCCTGCCAGGCCATCGGCGCAGAACGGAACGGGCGACGTGCCGGTGTATTGGGGGACCTCGCCTGTTTCAGCTTCTTCCCTTCCAAAAACCTGGGAGGCTTCGGCGATGCCGGCATGGTGACCACGAACGATCGAACACTGGCGGAATCCATCGCTATGTTGAGGGTCCATGGGAGCCGGGTGCGCTATGTTCATGAGGCGATCGGCATCAACAGCCGGCTGGATGCCTTGCAGGCGGCGGTCCTGTCGGTGAAACTGAAGTGGCTGGACCAGTGGGCGGATGGCCGCCGGCGGAATGCCGCGCGTTATGTGCAGTTGTTCACGGAGGCGAAGCTGCTGGAGCGCGTGACCCTACCGAGCGTGGAGGCCGGCCACGTCCACGTCTTCAATCAATTCACGCTTCGCGTCAGAAAGCGAGACGAGCTGCGAACCTTCCTGAAAGACAATGGGGTGGGGACGGAGGTGTATTACCCGCTCCCGCTGCACTTGCAGAACTGTTATCGGGACCTCGGCTATCACAAGGGCGCGTTTCCGCAATCGGAGCGCGCCGCTGGAGAGGTGCTCTCGCTTCCGATCTATGCCGAACTGACGGACGAGCAGCTGCAGTACGTGGTACAGACGATCGCTGCGTTCTATCGCAAACATTAA
- a CDS encoding Two-component transcriptional response regulator, LuxR family, producing the protein MEPANILVVEDEPVVAKDIQLSLQRLGYRVPVTATSGEDAIRKAGDTHPDLILMDIVLKGKMDGVETARQIMRKQDVPVIYLTAYADDHTLERAKVTSPAGYMLKPYQANELRTTIELALHRARHDRHMRESLRWIATTVRCIGDGIVTTDCAGRVTYLNPAAETFTGWGHEEATGMPVTALMGLQSEGPIHQVENPALQAMATRRLVTIDEAILVSKQGRRRVIRGTVAPVVDDGGTVLGSVLVFHETLSGDRDLRRAGGPGEALREVEEWLGRPQGIINLCSWCKRVPDQSGEWYDLATFIAERSAIQFNGGLCPECMDRCFPRDGNRGL; encoded by the coding sequence ATGGAACCAGCCAACATCTTGGTCGTGGAGGATGAGCCGGTCGTCGCGAAAGACATTCAACTCAGCCTGCAACGGCTTGGCTATCGGGTTCCTGTCACGGCCACATCCGGTGAAGACGCGATCCGCAAAGCCGGCGATACGCATCCCGACCTGATCCTGATGGACATCGTCTTGAAGGGAAAAATGGACGGAGTCGAAACCGCCCGCCAGATCATGCGGAAGCAGGATGTGCCGGTCATCTACCTGACGGCCTATGCCGACGACCATACGTTGGAACGGGCGAAGGTGACCTCGCCGGCCGGGTATATGCTCAAGCCCTATCAAGCGAATGAATTACGGACCACGATCGAACTGGCGTTGCATCGAGCCCGGCATGATCGCCACATGCGGGAGAGCCTGCGATGGATCGCCACCACGGTCCGCTGCATCGGCGACGGCATCGTGACGACCGACTGCGCGGGCCGAGTGACCTATCTGAACCCGGCTGCCGAAACCTTCACAGGCTGGGGTCATGAGGAAGCGACGGGTATGCCCGTGACGGCCTTGATGGGACTCCAGTCAGAAGGGCCGATCCATCAAGTTGAGAATCCGGCTCTGCAGGCCATGGCGACTAGGCGCCTCGTGACGATCGACGAGGCGATCCTCGTCTCGAAACAGGGCCGGCGCCGCGTCATTCGCGGCACGGTAGCGCCGGTGGTCGACGACGGCGGGACTGTGCTGGGTTCCGTCCTCGTCTTCCATGAGACCCTGTCCGGTGATCGTGATCTCCGTCGCGCGGGCGGGCCCGGCGAGGCGTTGCGTGAAGTAGAAGAATGGCTCGGACGCCCACAAGGGATCATCAATCTTTGTTCCTGGTGCAAGCGCGTTCCGGACCAATCCGGCGAGTGGTACGATCTGGCCACGTTCATCGCGGAGCGTTCGGCGATCCAGTTCAATGGTGGTCTTTGTCCGGAATGTATGGATCGCTGTTTTCCCCGCGACGGCAACCGAGGACTGTGA
- a CDS encoding putative dihydroflavonol-4-reductase, producing the protein MPPVTNSNPTTPDSRPLRIALIGAGRHAQHHARAIVRCPGVRLVAVADPFDAALAAMRDIVPGIGCFKTPEELFESEQLDVVHIITPPASHAPLARMALKAGCHIYVEKPFTESVEDAQQILETAKAKGLRVCAGHQLLYEPPTRLLAQYLPAIGRVVHVESYFSFRTVRHAPGGRKVLRADHQLLDILPHPVYLLLQVLEQAGEGRTELLSLEVSQAGTVHALVRRGGVTGTLIVTLEGRPVESYLRVIGRNGSLFADYVRSTTQRAIGPGSSGIDKLFAPYRQAWQLLVGTTSAMANRFLKSQRSYPGLAELFSAFYESARSGGSSPLSPESLLETVRICERVAQALKVGEARALAAAVPKPVDSRGVLVTGGTGFLGKEIVRALLSRGRPVRVVARREPSPWERVAGAEYVVADVATGVATHFFKGVDTVIHAAAETAGGWPEHQRNSLDATEHMVRGAAAAGIARFVHVSSLAVLAQGTGRPIGDDHPLEPDSKGSGPYVWGKLESERLAVQLGKDLNLSVKVVRPGALVDYRDFEPPGRLGKRLGNIFVAVGSASDRLGVVDVRFSGRFLAWMTDAWDAVPSPLNLLDPVSPTKRELLDHLRLANPDLSVVWLPTMVLVPISWMATLAQKVLRPGKPAIDVAKVFSVLPYDTSRIATLASQVDQPADRR; encoded by the coding sequence ATGCCGCCCGTGACGAACTCAAACCCTACAACTCCGGATTCACGTCCACTACGAATCGCCCTCATCGGCGCAGGCCGTCATGCGCAGCACCACGCCCGCGCGATTGTGCGCTGTCCCGGCGTTCGACTCGTCGCGGTGGCGGACCCGTTCGACGCCGCCCTGGCCGCCATGCGCGACATTGTGCCGGGGATCGGATGTTTCAAAACGCCGGAAGAACTCTTTGAATCCGAACAGCTCGATGTAGTGCATATCATTACCCCTCCGGCTTCTCATGCTCCGCTTGCCAGGATGGCGCTGAAGGCCGGGTGTCACATCTATGTCGAGAAGCCCTTTACCGAGTCGGTGGAGGATGCGCAACAGATCCTGGAGACGGCGAAGGCGAAGGGGCTTCGGGTCTGCGCCGGCCACCAGCTGCTCTATGAGCCACCTACCAGGCTGTTGGCTCAGTACCTGCCTGCGATCGGCCGCGTCGTACATGTGGAAAGTTATTTTTCGTTTCGAACCGTCCGCCATGCGCCTGGTGGCCGCAAGGTGCTCCGCGCGGACCATCAGCTGCTCGACATTCTGCCTCATCCGGTCTATCTGCTGCTTCAGGTGTTGGAACAGGCCGGTGAAGGGCGTACCGAGCTGCTGTCTTTGGAGGTCAGTCAGGCGGGGACGGTTCATGCGCTTGTGAGACGCGGCGGCGTGACAGGGACCTTGATCGTGACGCTGGAGGGCCGTCCCGTCGAGAGTTATCTGCGGGTGATCGGGCGAAACGGGTCGTTGTTTGCCGACTATGTCCGGAGTACCACGCAACGCGCCATCGGGCCGGGCTCGTCCGGCATCGACAAGTTGTTTGCGCCCTACCGCCAGGCCTGGCAGTTGCTCGTCGGCACGACCTCGGCCATGGCGAACCGTTTTCTGAAGAGCCAACGCAGTTATCCAGGGCTGGCCGAACTCTTTTCCGCCTTCTATGAGTCGGCGCGCAGCGGTGGGTCGTCGCCGCTCTCGCCTGAGAGTTTGCTGGAGACCGTGCGCATCTGTGAGCGGGTGGCGCAGGCCCTCAAAGTCGGGGAGGCCAGGGCGTTGGCGGCAGCTGTTCCGAAACCGGTCGACAGCCGGGGTGTGTTGGTGACCGGCGGAACAGGATTTTTGGGGAAGGAAATCGTGCGGGCATTGCTCTCCCGCGGTCGTCCGGTCCGTGTGGTGGCACGGCGTGAGCCGTCTCCATGGGAGCGGGTTGCCGGTGCGGAATATGTGGTGGCCGATGTCGCGACGGGAGTCGCGACGCATTTCTTCAAGGGCGTGGACACGGTCATTCATGCGGCAGCGGAAACCGCCGGTGGCTGGCCGGAGCATCAACGAAATTCGTTGGATGCCACGGAACACATGGTTCGAGGTGCGGCAGCGGCAGGCATTGCGCGCTTCGTCCATGTCAGCAGCTTGGCGGTGTTGGCGCAGGGAACCGGTCGTCCGATCGGTGACGACCACCCGTTGGAGCCGGACAGCAAGGGGTCCGGGCCCTATGTGTGGGGAAAGCTTGAGTCCGAGCGACTCGCGGTTCAACTGGGGAAGGACCTCAATCTGTCCGTGAAGGTCGTGCGTCCCGGTGCATTGGTAGACTATCGTGATTTCGAACCACCTGGCCGGCTCGGAAAACGATTGGGGAACATCTTCGTGGCTGTCGGCTCAGCGAGCGATCGTCTCGGAGTCGTGGATGTGAGGTTCTCCGGTCGGTTCCTCGCCTGGATGACGGACGCCTGGGACGCGGTGCCGAGTCCCTTGAATCTGCTCGATCCGGTCTCGCCTACGAAGCGGGAATTGCTGGATCATCTCCGCTTGGCCAATCCCGACCTCAGCGTGGTCTGGCTTCCGACCATGGTGCTCGTGCCGATTTCGTGGATGGCGACGCTGGCGCAAAAGGTCCTGCGTCCCGGCAAGCCTGCCATCGATGTGGCCAAGGTCTTCAGCGTGTTGCCTTACGACACATCCAGGATCGCCACGCTTGCCTCCCAGGTCGATCAGCCGGCCGATAGGCGATGA
- a CDS encoding Tetratricopeptide TPR_2, which produces MNIGLRTRSFTLGMVLLGVLTGCAQDQRWRSAMRDGNVAMQSGDYAHAEESFTAARKEAETLDPQGKRMAETLSQLGEVNRELGRYPRAEALFQEALAIRERVYGPDHGETAASLTDLGELYRLQGLYVQSEALHQRAREIREKVFGADSSKTAESLNNIAVVYQDQRRFADAEPVLQRALVIFEKQLGPEHSLTAITRDNLAKMYQAQGQHARAMPLYQRALTIHEKVFGPHHPIVARNLENLGDTYRAQHQYPQAEALYQRAVSIFKKSLGNDHVETAEAMSRLGQLYELQGLYSQAEPLFQQAIAIREKRQGAENPHVADEIKNLAALYQSQNRLEQSEDLYKQALGIYERSVGYDLEAYAKTLKNYASLLRRKQRSGEAERLEERASVVLKRLSLESQNKGKTAADVPPAP; this is translated from the coding sequence ATGAATATTGGATTGCGCACCCGCTCTTTTACCCTCGGCATGGTCCTGTTGGGTGTTCTCACCGGTTGTGCGCAGGATCAGCGATGGCGTTCCGCCATGCGGGACGGCAATGTCGCCATGCAGTCCGGCGACTACGCCCATGCGGAGGAGTCGTTTACGGCGGCCCGTAAGGAGGCAGAGACTCTCGACCCACAAGGCAAGCGAATGGCCGAGACCTTAAGCCAACTGGGCGAAGTCAATCGGGAGTTGGGCCGCTATCCGCGAGCCGAGGCACTTTTTCAGGAGGCGCTGGCGATCAGAGAACGGGTCTATGGGCCGGACCATGGTGAGACGGCGGCGAGTCTCACGGATTTGGGTGAACTGTACAGGCTGCAGGGGCTCTATGTGCAATCGGAGGCGCTCCATCAACGGGCCAGGGAAATTCGCGAAAAGGTCTTCGGCGCGGACAGCAGCAAGACAGCGGAGAGCCTGAATAACATCGCCGTCGTCTATCAAGACCAGCGGCGCTTCGCCGATGCCGAACCGGTGTTGCAACGGGCGCTCGTGATCTTTGAAAAACAACTGGGGCCTGAACATAGCCTCACGGCTATCACCCGTGACAACCTCGCGAAGATGTATCAGGCGCAGGGGCAACATGCCCGCGCCATGCCGCTTTATCAACGCGCCCTCACGATTCATGAAAAGGTGTTCGGCCCCCACCATCCCATCGTGGCCAGGAACCTTGAGAATCTGGGGGATACCTATCGGGCTCAGCATCAATATCCCCAGGCCGAAGCGCTGTATCAGCGTGCGGTCAGCATCTTCAAGAAATCTTTGGGAAACGACCATGTGGAGACCGCCGAAGCGATGAGCCGCCTGGGGCAACTCTACGAGTTGCAGGGCCTCTATTCGCAGGCAGAGCCGCTCTTTCAACAGGCGATCGCCATTCGGGAGAAGCGGCAAGGAGCGGAGAATCCTCACGTGGCCGATGAGATCAAAAACTTGGCCGCGTTGTACCAATCCCAGAATCGACTGGAGCAGTCCGAAGACCTCTATAAGCAGGCGCTGGGCATCTATGAACGGTCTGTGGGGTATGATCTGGAAGCCTACGCCAAAACGTTGAAGAACTACGCCTCGCTGTTGAGGAGGAAGCAGCGATCCGGCGAGGCCGAACGTTTGGAAGAGCGGGCCAGCGTGGTCCTGAAGCGTCTGTCCCTGGAGAGTCAGAACAAGGGGAAAACCGCTGCAGATGTTCCTCCCGCGCCCTGA